A genomic window from Lotus japonicus ecotype B-129 chromosome 1, LjGifu_v1.2 includes:
- the LOC130734548 gene encoding uncharacterized protein LOC130734548, with product MGNCQAIDAATIVIQHPNGKVERFYSPMSARLVMKMNPAHYVALLISTSTLSPNKDIGNCPNKNSDTNTNNTYPVRLTRIKLLKPNDSLLLGHVYRLITAQEVMKGLKERKQAKMKQNMPGSGHKSDWVKGKIGLEMDNKAERRLDTEDNKVTKPEKPRPRTRFWQPSLQSISEVVG from the exons ATGGGGAATTGCCAAGCTATTGATGCTGCAACAATAGTGATTCAACACCCTAATGGTAAAGTAGAAAGGTTTTACTCACCTATGAGCGCACGCCTAGTTATGAAAATGAACCCTGCTCATTATGTTGCCCTTCTCATCTCCACCAGCACATTGTCTCCAAACAAGGACATTGGTAACTGCCCCAATAAGAATAGTGACACCAACACCAACAACACATACCCAGTTCGCTTAACTCGCATAAAGCTTCTCAAGCCCAATGATTCCCTCCTTCTAGGCCATGTTTATAGACTCATCACAGCTCAAG AGGTAATGAAGGGCCTAAAGGAAAGGAAACAAGCAAAGATGAAGCAGAATATGCCGGGGTCAGGTCACAAGTCAGATTGGGTGAAGGGAAAAATTGGATTGGAGATGGACAACAAAGCAGAAAGAAGATTAGACACAGAGGACAACAAG GTAACCAAACCTGAAAAACCTCGACCAAGGACAAGATTTTGGCAACCCTCTTTACAGAGCATCTCAGAGGTAGTTGGATAA